Proteins from a genomic interval of Thamnophis elegans isolate rThaEle1 chromosome 2, rThaEle1.pri, whole genome shotgun sequence:
- the LOC116504343 gene encoding caveolin-3-like yields MAQQEEQEVVDVILEKIDSRDPLTKEIDLVERDPKQINQEVVKVDFEDVIAEPEGTHSFDGVWKASNTTFTVSKYWCYRILSGVLGLPLALLWGFLFACVSFCHIWGAMPCIKSYFIEVQCCGRCYALCIRTFCDPLFEAVGKVCSDVRVALRKEHAKD; encoded by the exons ATGGcccaacaagaagaacaagaagtagTAGATGTGATTCTGGAGAAGATCGACTCCCGGGACCCTCTCACCAAAGAGATTGATTTGGTGGAAAGAGACCCCAAGCAGATCAACCAAGAGGTGGTCAAG GTAGACTTTGAAGATGTGATCGCTGAGCCAGAGGGAACCCACAGCTTTGATGGAGTGTGGAAGGCCAGCAACACCACCTTTACCGTCAGCAAGTACTGGTGCTACCGGATTCTCTCAGGGGTGCTGGGCCTGCCCCTTGCCTTGCTCTGGGGTTTCCTCTTTGCCTGTGTTTCTTTCTGCCACATCTGGGGGGCTATGCCTTGCATCAAGAGCTACTTCATAGAGGTGCAGTGCTGCGGGCGCTGCTATGCCTTGTGCATACGTACCTTCTGCGACCCTCTCTTTGAAGCAGTAGGGAAAGTTTGCAGCGACGTCCGAGTGGCCCTGCGCAAGGAACATGCAAAGGACTGA